A genome region from Bosea sp. BIWAKO-01 includes the following:
- a CDS encoding amino acid ABC transporter ATP-binding protein: MLELKDLKLSYGNTQILNGVDLSVRRGDVLSIIGPSGTGKTTLLKCINYLVKPASGTITFDKIRMDYQRVDKAAIQAIRCRTAMVFQQFNVFKNMTVLQNVMDPLVVVQRKSKDEARKIALQELERVGLSEKIDSYPSQLSGGQLQRTGIARALAVRPDVMLFDEPTSSLDPELVGEVLKVIKDVASSGITSLLVTHEMQFAKSISNRIIFMDKGVVAADGSPTEIFDTPSSPRLAQFLNSEHSHH, from the coding sequence ATGCTTGAACTCAAAGATCTAAAGCTGTCCTACGGGAACACACAGATCCTGAACGGTGTCGATCTCTCCGTGCGTCGCGGCGACGTGCTGTCAATCATTGGCCCTAGTGGGACCGGCAAGACCACGCTGTTAAAGTGCATCAACTACCTGGTTAAGCCGGCATCTGGAACCATCACGTTCGACAAGATCCGGATGGATTACCAGCGGGTGGACAAGGCCGCGATCCAGGCGATCCGGTGCCGGACAGCCATGGTTTTCCAGCAATTCAACGTCTTCAAGAACATGACGGTCCTTCAGAACGTGATGGATCCACTTGTGGTCGTGCAGCGCAAGTCCAAGGACGAGGCGCGCAAAATCGCCCTGCAAGAACTCGAACGGGTCGGCCTATCCGAGAAAATAGACAGCTACCCGTCCCAGCTCTCTGGCGGCCAACTCCAGCGCACCGGCATTGCGCGTGCGTTGGCGGTTCGACCGGATGTGATGCTCTTCGATGAACCCACGTCGTCACTCGATCCCGAACTCGTTGGTGAAGTTCTGAAGGTGATCAAGGATGTGGCATCGTCAGGAATTACTTCTCTCCTTGTGACCCATGAGATGCAATTTGCGAAGAGCATCTCGAACCGAATTATCTTCATGGATAAGGGCGTCGTCGCGGCGGATGGAAGCCCAACTGAGATATTCGATACACCCTCCAGCCCACGCCTCGCCCAATTTCTCAATTCCGAACACAGTCACCACTAA
- a CDS encoding amino acid ABC transporter permease yields the protein MFDLDILLPDFREIMGAVPVTLAMALLVFIFSTIVGGLFALVEHRQIPGLREFVVAYKVAFKGVPKVIVIFLVYYSLPTVIQFFGSLVGMTLNGHSTSNWVILVVSLIACMAAFQAEIVKGALNSFDTGQADAAQSLGYKNSQLFRRILFPQVVVAAIPDLANSIMVIMKALSLGFAIEVIDIFAQSQLTAALNFYYLEAFLIAVVIYMVIAYIVTQLADRTEKALRVW from the coding sequence ATGTTTGATTTGGATATTCTGCTTCCAGATTTTCGGGAAATCATGGGTGCGGTGCCCGTGACGCTCGCTATGGCGCTCCTCGTCTTCATCTTCTCGACGATCGTAGGCGGCCTATTTGCGCTCGTTGAGCATCGACAGATCCCCGGACTGCGGGAATTCGTCGTCGCCTACAAGGTCGCCTTTAAAGGCGTCCCGAAGGTGATCGTGATCTTCCTAGTATACTACAGTCTTCCTACTGTAATTCAGTTCTTCGGCTCACTTGTAGGAATGACACTCAACGGCCACTCAACATCGAATTGGGTCATCCTCGTCGTTTCTTTGATCGCCTGTATGGCCGCGTTCCAGGCGGAGATTGTCAAGGGAGCACTGAATTCCTTTGATACAGGCCAAGCAGACGCGGCTCAGTCGTTGGGCTATAAAAACAGTCAACTGTTCCGACGGATCCTGTTTCCTCAAGTAGTCGTCGCGGCAATTCCGGATTTGGCCAATTCGATCATGGTGATCATGAAGGCGTTGTCTCTTGGCTTCGCAATTGAGGTAATCGACATATTTGCGCAGTCTCAATTGACGGCCGCGCTGAATTTCTACTACCTCGAAGCCTTTCTGATTGCTGTCGTGATCTACATGGTGATCGCGTATATCGTTACACAACTTGCCGACAGGACGGAGAAAGCCCTTAGAGTATGGTAA
- a CDS encoding ABC transporter ATP-binding protein: MSIAALGKAVSIRSLGKSYGTTLALDGVSLEIAAGEFCTLLGASGSGKTTLLKTIAGFETYDAGQILVGGADIGPVPVSKRNIGMVFQNYALFPHMSVRRNIAFGLEMRQVSKRDVDARVSEALSLVDLSAYGERLPRQLSGGQQQRVALARALVISPDILLMDEPLGALDKNLRQAIQIELKRLHAAVGATVVYVTHDQEEALFLSDRIALMDKGRIVQAGTPRELYDRPASRFVAGFLGECNFIAVGGRQIAIRPEKVCVGSGAGSCDQSLDARVGSVSFIGRGFRVMLEREGIEIAALVDASDEIAALHPGATVSLGFQHCDVMDIASA, encoded by the coding sequence ATGAGCATCGCTGCCTTAGGAAAAGCCGTCTCGATCCGCTCGCTCGGCAAGAGCTACGGCACGACCCTCGCGCTTGACGGCGTCTCCCTGGAGATCGCCGCCGGTGAATTCTGCACGCTGCTGGGGGCTTCCGGATCGGGCAAGACGACGTTGCTGAAGACCATCGCTGGTTTCGAGACCTACGATGCCGGCCAGATCCTGGTCGGCGGCGCCGACATCGGTCCGGTGCCGGTTTCGAAGCGCAATATCGGCATGGTCTTCCAGAATTACGCGCTCTTCCCGCATATGAGCGTGCGCCGCAACATCGCCTTCGGCCTGGAAATGCGGCAGGTCTCGAAGCGGGATGTCGACGCACGCGTCTCCGAGGCGCTGTCATTGGTCGATCTGAGCGCCTATGGCGAGCGGTTGCCGCGCCAGCTTTCCGGCGGACAGCAGCAGCGCGTTGCCTTGGCCAGGGCGCTGGTGATCAGTCCCGATATCCTCCTGATGGATGAGCCGTTGGGGGCGCTCGACAAGAACCTGCGGCAGGCGATCCAGATCGAACTGAAGCGGCTGCATGCTGCGGTGGGCGCAACAGTCGTTTACGTCACGCATGACCAGGAGGAAGCGCTTTTCCTCTCTGACCGGATCGCGCTGATGGACAAGGGGCGGATCGTGCAAGCGGGCACGCCCCGCGAATTGTACGACAGGCCGGCCAGCCGCTTCGTCGCTGGCTTCCTCGGCGAATGCAACTTCATTGCCGTCGGAGGCCGCCAGATCGCCATCCGTCCCGAAAAAGTCTGCGTCGGATCGGGGGCGGGCAGTTGCGACCAGAGCCTCGACGCCCGCGTCGGCTCCGTCAGCTTCATCGGGCGCGGCTTCCGCGTCATGCTCGAACGCGAAGGCATCGAGATCGCAGCACTGGTCGACGCGTCCGACGAGATCGCCGCCCTGCATCCCGGCGCAACCGTATCCCTCGGGTTCCAGCACTGCGACGTCATGGACATCGCGTCCGCCTGA
- a CDS encoding LysR family transcriptional regulator: protein MDLRQLEAFAAVMSAGSITGAARLLGRSQPALTRLIQDLESSLGFDLLHRAGPRVTTTEKGLRFYQEVEPVMAWLRQLRERADAIAVDRPRSLSIASIASFAVGMLPAALQRLDATGLPEQVHIRTSIAEQVVHNVSTQVSEIGITSLPVDHPALEIHWIGEAPCVAAVAADDPLAQADRIPLSALSGRRLITMANPFRWRRRVDLALRQRGVTPSSILDTNTSNTAIMSARAGLGIAIVEPVIAYGMPVKGVAILPIDASISFLWAVVTPNGRPLTALVSGLIDGLADISRETIPGFIIHPATARDRLIADVFSSADAMVNA from the coding sequence ATGGATCTGAGACAACTGGAAGCATTCGCCGCGGTCATGTCCGCCGGCAGCATTACCGGCGCCGCACGTTTGCTCGGACGTTCCCAGCCTGCGCTGACGCGCCTGATCCAGGATCTCGAATCCTCGCTCGGCTTTGATCTGCTGCATCGCGCCGGTCCTCGTGTCACTACCACCGAGAAGGGTCTGCGTTTTTACCAGGAGGTCGAGCCAGTGATGGCTTGGCTTCGGCAATTGCGCGAGCGAGCCGATGCCATCGCGGTCGATAGGCCCCGCTCGCTCTCGATTGCCTCCATCGCTTCCTTCGCCGTCGGGATGCTGCCGGCCGCACTCCAGCGTCTCGACGCTACCGGACTGCCAGAACAGGTTCACATCCGAACGTCGATCGCCGAGCAGGTCGTGCATAACGTTTCGACGCAGGTTTCCGAGATCGGCATCACGAGCCTTCCCGTTGACCATCCCGCCCTGGAAATACACTGGATCGGGGAAGCACCATGCGTTGCGGCCGTTGCCGCCGACGATCCGCTAGCCCAAGCGGATCGCATTCCGCTTTCGGCACTGAGTGGTCGACGCCTGATCACCATGGCCAATCCCTTCCGCTGGCGGCGCCGGGTCGACCTCGCGCTTCGGCAGCGGGGCGTGACGCCGTCGTCCATTCTGGACACCAACACGTCCAACACCGCTATCATGTCGGCGCGTGCAGGCCTCGGCATCGCCATCGTCGAGCCGGTGATCGCCTATGGCATGCCGGTCAAAGGTGTAGCGATCCTGCCGATCGACGCATCCATCTCCTTTCTTTGGGCCGTCGTGACCCCGAACGGGCGCCCACTTACTGCACTCGTCTCTGGCCTGATTGACGGGCTCGCGGACATTTCGCGCGAAACAATTCCCGGGTTTATCATCCACCCTGCAACCGCTCGCGACAGATTGATAGCCGACGTCTTCAGTTCGGCAGATGCCATGGTCAATGCATGA
- a CDS encoding CMD domain-containing protein, producing the protein MTLIEDMARIRPGTPLAEALAARADILRLSQASHDAVLLPKEAGGLSHGLRAALAARMARQNAQPSLAAHYDDLMRRNGEILADAVSAVEQTRIAAIVAHSDLLTLRPRDATRHDIEALKLVGVDESDIVRLAELAAFVNYQARVIRGLQAIGGAK; encoded by the coding sequence GTGACGCTGATCGAAGACATGGCTCGAATCCGACCGGGCACGCCATTGGCCGAGGCGTTGGCGGCACGCGCCGATATTCTGAGGTTGAGCCAGGCGAGCCACGACGCGGTTCTGCTGCCCAAGGAGGCCGGCGGGCTGAGTCATGGCTTGCGCGCAGCGCTCGCGGCCCGCATGGCCCGCCAAAACGCGCAACCTTCGCTCGCAGCGCATTATGACGATCTGATGCGCCGCAACGGCGAGATACTGGCCGACGCAGTGTCGGCAGTCGAACAAACGCGCATTGCTGCGATCGTGGCGCATTCCGATCTGCTGACGCTGCGCCCGCGCGATGCCACGCGCCATGACATCGAAGCGCTGAAGCTGGTCGGTGTCGACGAGTCCGACATTGTTCGCCTCGCCGAACTCGCCGCCTTCGTGAACTATCAGGCGCGGGTCATCAGGGGGCTGCAGGCGATAGGAGGGGCAAAATGA
- a CDS encoding MFS transporter: MLNVLANRTYRHLFSAQIIALLGTGLLTVALGLLAFDLAGDQAGTVLGTALAIKMVAYVTVAPVVGAFAAQLPRRAFLIAMDLVRAAIALLLPFVHEIWQIYVLIFLLQSASAAFTPTFQATIPDVLPEEADYTRALSLSRLAYDLESLISPMLAAALLTLINFHRLFSGTVVGFLISAALVLSVSLPASPAVARQGGIYGKTTRGMRIYLATPRLRGLLALNMAAAAGGALVAVNTVVIVKARLGLGDGQVALALACFGGGSMAAALLLPRLLDRLADRRVMFFAAAWLGCVLALFGVMLFAASWSDLRTSTTVASGWIWPMLLVTWLLLGVGYSAVQTPSGRLLRRSAHAPDRPALFAAQFALSHACWLITYPLAGWLGASMPLSLVASAFAVLTFASVLIASRVWPAEDAERVPHAHPELPADHPHLADAHAEGHEHAFVIDDLHPEWPTRAG; encoded by the coding sequence ATGCTTAACGTTCTAGCCAATCGCACTTATCGCCACCTGTTCTCCGCGCAGATCATCGCGCTGCTGGGGACGGGGCTCCTGACGGTCGCGCTCGGCCTGCTGGCCTTCGATCTGGCGGGCGACCAGGCCGGCACGGTGCTCGGTACCGCGCTTGCGATCAAGATGGTTGCCTATGTCACGGTCGCGCCCGTCGTCGGCGCCTTTGCCGCACAACTGCCGCGCCGCGCTTTCCTGATCGCGATGGATCTCGTGCGCGCGGCGATTGCGCTGCTGCTGCCCTTCGTTCACGAGATCTGGCAGATCTACGTCCTGATTTTCCTGCTGCAGTCGGCCTCGGCCGCCTTCACACCGACCTTTCAGGCGACCATCCCCGATGTCCTCCCGGAAGAGGCGGATTATACGAGGGCACTCTCGCTATCCCGACTTGCCTATGATCTCGAAAGCCTGATCAGCCCGATGCTCGCGGCAGCGCTGCTGACGCTCATCAATTTCCACCGGCTGTTTTCCGGCACGGTTGTCGGCTTCCTGATCTCCGCCGCGCTCGTCCTCTCCGTCTCCTTGCCGGCGTCGCCCGCGGTCGCCCGCCAGGGTGGAATCTACGGCAAGACTACCCGCGGCATGCGGATCTACCTGGCGACGCCGCGCCTGCGCGGGCTGCTTGCACTGAATATGGCGGCTGCGGCTGGCGGCGCCCTGGTGGCTGTTAACACGGTCGTGATCGTGAAGGCCCGGCTTGGTCTTGGCGACGGTCAGGTTGCGCTGGCGCTCGCCTGCTTCGGCGGTGGATCGATGGCGGCCGCGCTGCTTCTCCCGCGCCTTCTCGACCGCCTCGCCGATCGCCGGGTGATGTTTTTCGCCGCGGCCTGGCTCGGCTGCGTGTTGGCCCTGTTTGGCGTCATGCTCTTCGCGGCATCATGGAGTGACCTCAGAACCTCGACGACGGTTGCGAGCGGCTGGATCTGGCCCATGTTGCTCGTCACCTGGCTGCTGCTCGGTGTCGGGTATTCGGCAGTGCAGACACCATCAGGCCGCCTGCTGCGCCGCTCGGCCCATGCGCCCGATCGTCCAGCCCTGTTCGCAGCACAGTTCGCGCTCTCGCACGCCTGCTGGCTCATTACCTATCCGCTCGCCGGCTGGCTGGGCGCGAGCATGCCTCTGTCTCTGGTGGCCAGTGCTTTTGCCGTCCTGACCTTCGCCTCCGTGCTGATCGCCTCGCGCGTTTGGCCTGCCGAGGATGCCGAGCGCGTGCCCCATGCGCACCCCGAGTTGCCGGCCGACCATCCTCACCTGGCCGATGCCCATGCGGAGGGCCATGAACATGCCTTCGTGATCGACGATCTACACCCAGAATGGCCCACGCGGGCGGGGTGA
- a CDS encoding dihydrodipicolinate synthase family protein — translation MPLTTSASGVFPIAPTPFLPDGAVDWASADSLFSYYDKIGSDGVTVLGMMGEAPKLEPDESLGIVEAAVRNMPGKPVIVGISAPGFAAMRTLARQSMQLGAAGVMIAPPSSLRTDDQITGYYAQAVEAIGSDIPFVIQDFPLTLSVIMTPAVIRKIVTDNSSCVMLKHEDWPGLEKISTLRRYQMEGSLRELSILTGNGGMFLDFEMERGADGAMTGYAFPELLIDVVKLQKKSEREAAHDLFDAHLPLIRYEQQLGAGLAVRKYTMMKRGILASDAQRNPGSVLSATAKAEVDYLLARVAKTDARAKC, via the coding sequence ATGCCCCTTACGACCAGCGCCTCCGGCGTCTTCCCAATCGCCCCTACACCGTTCCTGCCCGATGGCGCGGTGGACTGGGCCTCGGCCGACAGTCTGTTTTCCTACTACGACAAGATTGGCTCCGATGGGGTGACGGTGCTCGGCATGATGGGCGAAGCACCCAAGCTCGAGCCCGATGAATCGCTGGGCATCGTCGAGGCGGCGGTCAGGAACATGCCGGGCAAGCCGGTCATCGTCGGCATCTCGGCTCCGGGTTTTGCCGCCATGCGCACGCTGGCGCGCCAGTCGATGCAACTTGGCGCGGCCGGGGTGATGATCGCCCCGCCCTCGTCGCTGCGCACCGATGATCAGATCACCGGGTACTATGCTCAGGCGGTGGAGGCGATCGGCTCGGACATTCCCTTCGTCATCCAGGACTTTCCGTTGACCCTTTCGGTCATCATGACGCCGGCCGTGATCCGCAAGATCGTTACGGACAACTCATCCTGCGTGATGCTGAAACACGAGGACTGGCCGGGGCTGGAGAAGATTTCGACGCTCCGCAGGTATCAGATGGAAGGCTCGCTGCGGGAGCTCTCGATCCTCACCGGCAATGGAGGAATGTTCCTCGATTTTGAGATGGAGCGGGGCGCCGACGGCGCGATGACTGGCTATGCTTTCCCGGAGCTGCTGATTGATGTGGTGAAGCTGCAGAAGAAAAGTGAGCGCGAAGCAGCGCACGACCTCTTCGACGCGCATTTGCCCCTGATTCGTTACGAGCAGCAGCTCGGAGCAGGCCTGGCGGTGCGCAAATACACCATGATGAAGCGTGGGATCTTGGCCAGTGACGCGCAGCGCAACCCGGGCTCGGTCCTCAGCGCCACCGCGAAGGCCGAAGTCGATTATCTTCTGGCGCGTGTCGCGAAGACGGACGCACGAGCGAAATGCTGA
- a CDS encoding transporter substrate-binding domain-containing protein: protein MSAMKSLSRRQLGLAIVGGVAIALSTAGASYGQTSGSSVRTIKIATSAESKPLSWGAIGVEPQGYEPDVLKAINAKLPQYKFEMEGAADIAQETGLVTGKYDISTGGYYKNPARSKQFLIPENPMGASLLKIYSRKGSNINELKDLVGKQVVPLTAGGGTYRYVTSWQAENPTYKLDITASNAGVPYPNRLNEIQNKKYDAAILPSNLGQQEVIDNQKLDIIASDPILINNTYMLIHNAEKNKVLVDDINKVLKELKDDGTLSKISKKWFGEDIVVYMK from the coding sequence ATGTCTGCAATGAAATCACTTTCGCGCCGTCAGCTCGGTTTGGCGATTGTAGGTGGAGTAGCGATCGCTCTTTCAACCGCCGGGGCCAGCTATGGTCAGACCTCTGGCAGCTCAGTCCGGACGATCAAGATCGCGACGTCGGCCGAGTCAAAGCCACTATCATGGGGCGCAATCGGCGTTGAGCCGCAAGGATATGAGCCCGATGTTCTAAAAGCGATCAACGCAAAGCTGCCGCAGTACAAGTTCGAAATGGAAGGCGCTGCGGATATTGCGCAGGAGACAGGCCTCGTCACCGGGAAGTACGACATATCGACCGGGGGGTACTACAAGAATCCCGCACGCAGCAAGCAGTTCCTCATTCCGGAAAACCCAATGGGCGCCAGCTTGCTGAAGATCTATAGCCGCAAGGGTAGCAACATCAACGAATTGAAGGATTTGGTTGGCAAGCAGGTGGTACCCCTGACGGCCGGCGGAGGTACTTACAGGTACGTTACCTCGTGGCAGGCGGAAAACCCTACGTACAAGCTCGACATCACCGCATCGAACGCCGGGGTCCCGTACCCAAATCGCTTGAACGAAATTCAAAACAAAAAATACGACGCAGCTATCTTGCCGTCGAACCTGGGGCAACAAGAAGTCATCGATAATCAAAAACTCGATATCATAGCGAGCGATCCAATTTTAATTAACAATACCTACATGCTCATTCATAATGCAGAAAAGAACAAAGTTCTTGTTGATGACATCAACAAGGTCCTGAAGGAACTCAAAGACGACGGTACCCTGAGCAAAATCTCGAAGAAATGGTTCGGCGAAGATATCGTCGTATACATGAAATAA
- a CDS encoding 4a-hydroxytetrahydrobiopterin dehydratase gives MAEDLARKTCTPCRGGIPPLTREEAAAYLPRTPGWDLLDDGHKLHREFKFADFRASLDFIGKVGSLAEEEGHHPDICFGWGYAGITLQTHKIRGLHENDFIMAAKIGELAGA, from the coding sequence ATGGCCGAAGATCTTGCCCGGAAAACCTGCACACCGTGCCGCGGCGGAATCCCCCCACTGACTCGCGAGGAAGCCGCCGCCTATCTGCCCCGGACACCGGGTTGGGATCTGCTTGACGATGGACATAAGCTGCACCGCGAATTCAAGTTCGCGGATTTTCGTGCATCGCTTGATTTCATCGGCAAGGTCGGCAGCCTTGCCGAGGAAGAAGGGCATCATCCCGACATCTGCTTCGGCTGGGGCTATGCCGGCATCACGCTGCAGACGCACAAGATCAGGGGGCTGCACGAGAACGACTTCATCATGGCAGCGAAGATCGGCGAGCTTGCCGGAGCGTGA
- a CDS encoding ABC transporter permease subunit, translating to MTTSPSASAPRPAAVGRGFPVWLGLLPFAIVLGVLFAVPVLSLLKLAFGEAGFTLSHFRRMVEVPVYRSVLATTLGIAGLVTVLAVLASYPLAYVMATVGPRMRALLMLLVLLPFWTSALVRTTAWIILLQSNGVINKLLMGTGLISTPIAFIYNLSGVLIGMTHVLMPFIVLPLYAAFRNLELSTVQAAEGLGAGPLTIFRRIILPLTAPGVVAGAMIVFMNAIGFYLTPALMGGPGQTMIAQMIATNINTELNWPFAAALASVLLVATIAMLVLFQRFFGLERLIEGGGGKAGQPFTVTSRGRSPGGWLAILCAGLIGAFLIAPIVIVFPMSLGSSPFLSFPPENYSLVWYESFFSTSKWVAALTRSLQIAALVVVISVTLGTLAALGVSRMKPRWRSTVETLFILPMIVPVIILAVGLYYLLAPTGLVGSIWAVTLGHVVLATPYVFITVRAALKSFDPNLELAALGLGASWAAMFRRVMLPGIAPGIAAGAIFAFITSFDDVVIALFLTNIRSRTLPKLMYEGVAHEIDPTIIAASCLIILVTVLVLGINLLVSKRKTS from the coding sequence ATGACGACGTCCCCCTCCGCATCGGCCCCCCGTCCCGCGGCAGTGGGGCGTGGCTTCCCGGTCTGGCTCGGGCTACTGCCCTTCGCCATCGTGCTCGGGGTGCTGTTCGCTGTCCCGGTCCTATCGCTGCTCAAACTCGCGTTCGGCGAGGCTGGCTTCACGCTCTCGCATTTCCGACGGATGGTCGAGGTTCCGGTCTACCGCTCCGTCCTCGCCACGACACTCGGCATTGCCGGCCTTGTCACGGTGCTTGCTGTCCTCGCCAGCTATCCGCTCGCCTATGTCATGGCGACGGTCGGGCCACGCATGCGGGCCTTGTTGATGTTGCTGGTGCTGCTGCCGTTCTGGACAAGCGCGCTGGTGCGCACCACGGCCTGGATCATTCTGCTGCAGAGCAATGGGGTGATAAACAAGCTCCTGATGGGCACAGGTCTGATCTCCACGCCCATCGCGTTCATCTACAATCTATCCGGCGTGCTGATCGGGATGACACATGTGCTCATGCCGTTCATCGTGCTGCCGCTCTATGCTGCCTTCCGAAATCTCGAGCTTTCGACAGTCCAGGCCGCGGAAGGCCTCGGCGCCGGGCCACTTACTATCTTCCGTCGCATCATACTGCCATTGACGGCGCCGGGCGTCGTCGCGGGAGCGATGATCGTCTTCATGAACGCAATCGGCTTCTATCTGACGCCAGCCCTGATGGGCGGGCCCGGTCAGACCATGATCGCGCAGATGATCGCGACCAACATCAACACCGAACTGAATTGGCCCTTCGCCGCGGCGCTCGCCAGCGTATTGCTGGTCGCGACAATCGCGATGCTTGTCCTGTTCCAGCGCTTTTTCGGTCTTGAGCGACTTATCGAGGGCGGCGGTGGAAAAGCCGGTCAACCTTTCACCGTAACCTCGCGAGGTCGCTCGCCTGGCGGCTGGCTCGCCATCCTTTGCGCGGGACTGATCGGTGCCTTCCTGATCGCGCCGATCGTCATCGTCTTTCCCATGAGCCTGGGCTCCTCGCCCTTCCTTAGCTTCCCGCCCGAGAACTACAGCCTCGTCTGGTACGAGAGCTTCTTCAGCACGAGCAAATGGGTCGCGGCACTGACACGTTCGCTGCAGATCGCCGCGCTCGTCGTCGTGATTTCGGTCACGCTGGGGACGCTTGCCGCTCTGGGTGTGTCACGCATGAAGCCGCGTTGGCGCAGCACGGTCGAGACCCTTTTCATCCTGCCGATGATCGTGCCGGTCATCATCCTGGCCGTCGGTCTTTACTACCTGCTCGCGCCGACCGGGCTCGTCGGTTCGATCTGGGCCGTCACGCTTGGACACGTCGTGCTCGCGACGCCCTATGTGTTCATCACCGTGCGGGCCGCGCTGAAATCCTTCGACCCAAATCTGGAGCTCGCTGCGCTGGGCCTCGGAGCCTCTTGGGCCGCCATGTTCCGCCGCGTGATGCTTCCGGGCATCGCGCCGGGTATCGCCGCAGGCGCGATCTTCGCCTTCATCACCTCGTTCGACGATGTGGTGATCGCGCTGTTCCTGACCAATATCCGCAGCCGTACCCTGCCGAAGCTGATGTATGAAGGCGTCGCTCACGAGATCGATCCGACGATCATCGCCGCCTCCTGCCTGATCATCCTGGTCACGGTCCTGGTGCTCGGCATCAATCTCCTCGTTTCGAAGCGCAAGACATCATGA
- a CDS encoding peroxidase-related enzyme (This protein belongs to a clade of uncharacterized proteins related to peroxidases such as the alkylhydroperoxidase AhpD.) has product MSGVVHAFTTKVPVWSPYVTPVDLATATPEQKAAMQVTPSNKGVSTYVLTLAHDPESLAVRSPLFNQIMYGKDGLTSAERELGAVGASVVNRCIYCAAVHASRFNGLTKRPEIMEAIFRDERDAKLDPRNQAIFDFAAELSETPPALDEAAVESLRGAGLSTLEAVDLVFSAAIFGWANRLMHTLGEPTEP; this is encoded by the coding sequence ATGAGCGGTGTTGTCCACGCCTTCACGACAAAGGTCCCAGTCTGGTCGCCTTATGTCACGCCCGTCGATCTCGCCACGGCGACGCCCGAGCAGAAGGCGGCGATGCAGGTGACGCCCTCGAACAAAGGCGTCTCGACTTATGTCCTGACGCTAGCGCACGACCCCGAGTCGCTGGCCGTGCGCTCGCCGCTCTTCAACCAAATCATGTACGGCAAGGACGGCTTGACCTCAGCCGAACGCGAGCTTGGTGCCGTCGGGGCCTCCGTCGTCAATCGCTGTATTTACTGCGCGGCCGTTCACGCATCGCGCTTCAATGGGCTGACCAAGCGCCCTGAAATCATGGAAGCGATCTTCAGGGACGAACGCGACGCGAAGCTCGATCCGCGCAACCAGGCGATCTTCGACTTTGCCGCTGAGCTTTCCGAGACGCCCCCCGCGCTCGACGAGGCAGCGGTCGAGAGCCTCCGGGGGGCCGGCCTCTCCACGCTGGAAGCCGTTGACCTCGTCTTCTCGGCTGCGATCTTCGGCTGGGCCAATCGCCTCATGCATACACTGGGCGAACCGACCGAACCGTAA
- a CDS encoding amino acid ABC transporter permease: MDMYAMIPELLSALPLTLAIMFVALFAGFVLALIATAFRVRRVPVISHLADLYVSYARSVPVVLQLFVAFYGLPVLAGLFGVPDFLSATAASMLGLSLYHGGYLSEVMRPAYLAVDRGQHDAADSLGYSFRQKIFRVIGPQTVHIALPGYGNSLIYMIHNVALVMYIGAADVMATAHLIMERDYNQYQFQTYLVLAVIYSAMCLIVWLVVRFFELRSSMYVPNAAPIKTTLMASA, translated from the coding sequence ATGGATATGTATGCCATGATACCCGAGCTCCTCTCGGCATTGCCGCTGACGCTTGCGATCATGTTCGTTGCCCTCTTTGCCGGTTTCGTCCTGGCTTTGATCGCGACTGCATTCCGAGTTCGCAGGGTGCCCGTAATCAGTCACTTGGCCGACCTTTACGTGTCCTATGCACGCAGCGTCCCCGTCGTCCTGCAGCTTTTCGTCGCTTTCTATGGACTTCCCGTTTTGGCAGGCCTATTCGGCGTCCCGGATTTTCTGTCTGCGACGGCAGCTTCGATGTTGGGGCTGAGCCTCTACCACGGCGGCTATCTGTCAGAGGTCATGCGCCCCGCATATTTGGCAGTAGATCGCGGGCAGCATGACGCCGCGGACAGCCTGGGATATTCATTTCGGCAAAAGATCTTTCGTGTCATAGGCCCGCAGACAGTGCATATCGCATTGCCGGGATACGGAAATTCACTGATCTACATGATCCACAATGTTGCTCTTGTTATGTACATCGGCGCCGCTGACGTTATGGCAACCGCGCATTTGATCATGGAACGTGATTATAATCAGTATCAATTCCAAACATACTTGGTACTCGCCGTTATCTATTCAGCGATGTGCTTGATCGTATGGCTCGTCGTACGCTTCTTCGAGCTTCGCTCCTCGATGTACGTACCAAACGCAGCGCCGATTAAGACCACGCTCATGGCGAGCGCCTGA